CACCCATGTTCCTACTGACTCAGTTCATAATCTTAGGCACTATACTACTATGGCACAGAGTGAGCACGTAGCAAGCAGGGTTCAGCCGTAGGCACCATGGCGGCTGCCAATACTTTCCCCCATATCCAGAGAGCTCTTCAGAAAATGGATTGTAAGGCACAACGCGTTATTAGCTGCCCTCATTCAAATGAAAAAGTTGTCTATGGCTGCAGTAGCACTCACAACTAAGGATCAGAGGGACTGGTAAGTATTCCTAGCCAGTGTGTGGTTCCTATTCTCtttcaagctttaaaaaaaaccccactgccTCCCTTCTTGTCCCTGGCTTCCTTTTATTCCCTAAACCTTTCAGCCTCCCCCTCTAGCTTTCCTTCAACCCTCCTGCAATTGGTTTGGAATGCAAGGAGGGAGAAAATTTATTTTGGTTCCACCCCTGGAGCAGCTATTTTGGATTTAGGTCCACCTTCTATTTTGGGATGGCACTCACAACCTGGCAAGGCTGATTCTATCTTGGTGTAGTAACATAACCCAGCTGGCTTTGGTTCAAGTCCCTCCCCAGTAATACACAACCCATGAAGcaaaaaagctttattcaagaaaagctttaaaaaaaccagATCATATAGTTCAGTGGCCATATTAatgcacaaaaataaaaaaactaaGATGGCTAACTTAATTCTTGCAGCAGAAATACAGGTTCCTACATCTAAAGCATCATGTTTCAAACAAGTGCTTTCAGTCAACCAGGGTTCAGTAGGTGGAAGACAAAGGATAAGAAAGAATATCCTCTTCTATCATGGTGTATAGGAAACACCAGCATAACTTTCTGGCTTTCCCCAGCCAATTACAGGCCTGTCTTCAAAGTATATTCTGGACATAGCAAGCTCCCCCCTAAATCCACAGCTGAACTATGTGAGCTCCTTAGccagtaaaaggggggggggggggcgcggtgTAACCTGCTGAAAAGTCAGAGTATAGTAAAATGAGTGTTTAGCTAGAAGTTTTCTCTAAGATGGATTCTCTCTTGACACAACGTCCTCTAAAAAGTCCAAAGGTACCCATACGCTCAAAAAGGTTAAGGATCCCTCCAGTAAAACAGACTAAAAAAGGGAGGAGCTATTTATGCATCCATATCTGAAAAATAATGAACAGTTGGTAGTCTGAAACCTGTGATATTAAGTGGATATGAGGTCCTCTTACCAAAAAGAGTTCCTATGGAATGGACACATACTCTTTCATCTTGAGCAAGCAAAGGAATGACCAGCGCTGCATGTCgagtcagaacatcatggaggcAGGACAGCACATGATTCTTGCGGACTAACTGAAGATTTGAAAGTTTCATCAGTTGTTTGTTTGGAAAAACAAGTAGAGTGGTACTTAAATTCTGATGCAAAATTTAATGCAGCAAATGATCAAGAATGAGGCCTATGATTAGAATCTTTGCCTTTGGTCTcaatcattatttttaaaattttcatctcAGTCTATTTATAAGTGATTGTTGTATTATAATGCCAGGAGTCATTCCGTAATCTCATTTTTGATCACTGAGGAAGGCCGATGGGCCAAAATGCTTGAGGTCAGGTTCACTATTTTTTTGTCACTGTAAAATTTGATTCATAATGGGGGCTATCAGGACCTATATCTGTTTCTTACTTTGTAATAACTACAagcttatttttatatttttttcagtcATTAATGCTTTTAACTTGACTTACACAACTGATTTTGGTAGACCACAAAGTTTCCTTTTTTGCTGACTCTAAGTAAAGGCAAAAATGTATACATTGTGCATTACGACAACCACCCCCAAACTATTTCTCTCTGCCATTAAATATAGCTGTAAATACTGGCAAATGCAGACAAAATTCAAGAACACCTACAGATGTTCCCCCAAAATAACAGgagtgctgctttaaaaaaaatcaaaacaggtACAAAGTGCTATATTACCTAAAAGCTCCTATTCGCCATTGTTTCCTCACCTACCAATAAAATGTGCTGACTTTTAAAAACCAAATTCAAGAAAGCGGTATTAcctcaggatagattcaaatgagtagccaacaatgagttggtctgaagtagcacaataaaatcagagtccagtagcacctttaaaaccaacaaagttttattcaagctgtgagctttcgcctcgaaagttcacgccttgaataaatctttgttggtcttaaaggtgctactggactctgattttattgtattatctcAGGGGTATTCCAGATCCCTTCCCTGAATTTTCAACTTGGTTTACCACCCAAACTAAGCAATATGGGAAAATCTGAGAACGTGACCCTGAGGTAACACTCCCCCCCCAGCACCTGAGCGCCatttctactcagaagtaaggcccattttattcaatgggcttACGCCGAGGGAAGCGCTGTTCGAGTACTGCGGCCTCAGCAAGGAGAGAGCCAGCAGGGAAGGGGCGCCAAGCAAGCGAAAGGCGCACACACCGAGGCGCCGTCCTCTCGCAGCGTCTCAAGGGCACACGCCAAACAAAGCGGCGACGGAAGCGACTCCAGCAGCCAGTGAGCATCATGGAGCCCGTGATAACACTGGCAGACGAGAGGCTCGGCGGGCGACTCCATCGCACAGCTttctcccctcccgccccccggaGGCCGGCCACAGCGGGAAGAAAACGGCGGGAAAGCTCTGCGCAGGCGCACTGCCCGGAGACCAAGAAAGGCGCCTCCTGATTGGCAGTGGGGCGTTCCGCGGAAGCCGGAGGGCTTGGCATAAAGCCAAGCGAGAAAGGGTGCGCAGCCCGTGCCTTAACGCCTGCGGGTACTCTAACGAGGCGGTAGACGCGCTGGGATCGGGAGCACGTCCATGGAGTGGTCCTGTGGCGTTTAGGGAGACCGGCTTTTGGAGGCAGAAATGCTATCCCAAATTGTGTataacaactactactactttgTTTTGATATCTCGCTCTTTCCTGATGGTGTACCCTTTGAAATCCATTGGTGCTTACATCTTCAGTTATTTCGGAGTTCAGCCTTTATTTTAAAGGATGATGAGTAGGGGCGCGTCGCGCAGTGTTTAACATTCTCTTTATTTCGCTCTGAAGGGACTCCTGCATGCGCATCCTGCCACGTTTTTGGAAAGGACCGTGTTTACAGACGAGGCACAAGCAGAAACACGGCCACTTGCAGGCAAATGCACTGCTCGTAGGGAAGGCGGCCTGCACCGGCTCCGCCTCCTTCGCGGCCGAAGGGCATAAGAGCCCTAGCGAGGCGGAGTGCCTGAATAAGTGTCACGGGCTGGGCCTTGTGCATTCCGTGGCCTTCTCGCCACAGGGGTTACTATCATTCCTTGGTGTGGGGCGGCTTTTTAAGTCCCTCCCATTGCATTCGGTGGATCTTACACCCAGGCAAATTCGTTGACAGGGCATTACATAGCGTGCGCACAGAACGTCTCCCACAAGCCATTTTCTAAGGCCCGCCGTCGCTCTTCTCTCCGTATTTTTACTTTCGCCCCGCATGTTGATTTTGCGACAGGAGCCTGAACACGCCCAGCCTCGGGAACGTCTCCGCGGTGAATATGGAGGGGGGGGTCCGTGGGGTGCCTTTTCTCGCGCCGCCGGCAGAGGGCGCCATAGTCACTGAGCGCTCGGGTGCTCGCAGGGCCTCTTGGTCCAGGCTGGCCCTTCGCGATCATTTCCTGGGTTAGCTCAGCCTCACATCCGGCGGGAGAGCGTTTTTTGTGACTCGTGCGTTTCCAGGCCGAGAGGGCCGGTCGGCGGAGGAGAGCGTGCACGAGCGCTTGTCTGGCCTTGCAGCCATGGTGAGGGGGCGGCCTCGCTCGCTTTCTGCGCTGGAACTTGGGGGGCTGGAGAGCACGTGGCGGAGAGGCGTCGCGCGGTCGTTGAGTCGGGGCTGGCGCCCACTGAGGCGGGGAGGGATATCGGACGGGGACGGGCTGCAAGTCGAAGAAACAGGCCGGGAGCAAATCTGGGCTTCTCCATCGTGCCTCGCGGGCATTTTTTCGACCCGTTGTACAGTTGAGCACCAGCCCACGTGCTCCGACCATCAGAGCTCCCAGGGTAGACTTCGGTGTTCTTTATTCCGTAGGACACGTTTAGTTCTGTAGCTTTAGTGCCTTGAGGTGTCAGTGCGCGAGTGGTGGACTCTTTTCCCCAGCCCCAGAAATGAAGGAAACATAACAGGAATCCCCCgccctccattttttaaaattaacttccaGATGTTCTTTCCTGCTGTAGCCCCGTTGGAGTGTCAAGCTAGTAATATTAACAATGACTCGTCAGTGATGTTGTGTAGCTATTATTTATGtttctgttatatatatatagagagagaacaGACTATGGTTGGAGAGAGAACTGGGCAGAATTACCGTGTCTAACTTGGATCttttaaaggatgatttaaagCTTTCGATAGGGTAAGAGAGGCTTCAGTTTGAAGTCAAAAGGCAGCatagttttatttattccttcattTGATTCATACACTACCCCATCTAGGGGCGGTATAAGTGGAACACCAGAACTAGTACATTTCAAATATGTATAACAATATGAACAGTGGGTGTAATAAGCAAGAATCAGCTTTCCCTAAATGGCAGTAAAAGCAGCTGGGGAGGGTGACTTTTTATACGAAACTGGCAAGGGGTGCAATCTCACTATTGTTCAGTGGCTGTATCTGTTAAAAGCTCACTGGAGTGCATGTAGTTCTGCTGTTAACTGATTCAGGCACAGCCCTGTACCTTCCAGGATTGTAAATATTTACAGGACATTGTAAATATTTACAGGACATTAATTTTTGCCTTTTTTTCTGCAGACTGAGGCAGAAGTAAACCCTAAAGCTTATCCACTAGCTGATGCCCAGCTCACAAAGACACTGCTGGATCTCGTACAGCAATCCTGCAACTACAAACAGTTACGCAAAGGAGCCAATGAAGGTGAGCAGACTGTTTGAACTTCTACAGAGGATTAGTATatgtgtagagcctcttgtggcgcagggtggtaaggcagcaaaaatgctgtctgaagctgtctgcccatgaggctgggagttcaatcccagcagccagctcaaggttgactcagccttccatccttccgaggtcggtaaaatgagtacccagcttgctggggggtaaatggtaatgactggggaaggcactggcaaaccaccccgtattgagtctgccaaaaaaacgctggagggcgtcgccccaagggtcagacatgacccggtgcttgcacaggggatacctttaccttttagcattTTAAAGGGATTTCATTCTCTTATGGATAGCATAAGTGCTACATTCCTTTGTTGTCTCCTTGCCTAGCAGTGAAAACTGTTACTGCTCCAGATACATTGAGCAGGTGAAGAATCTTTTGCTCCCCTCCTGTTTTATTTCTGCAAGGTCACATTGGAAATAAATGTGTCTGGAAACAGAGTTCTTGGTGTCAAATATCTTCTGGTAGTATCAGAAtctcatttgtttttaaatatagtaAGAGAATGTTAAGAATTTGGGTTCTTCCCTTACCAGTTTGCATACACACTTGATAGAATTTTGCAGTTAATAGTACATGTTTGTATGTAACCATAACTTGTAAGATATAATCAGTTTTTGACAAATGCCAGAACATTAAATTCCTCCTGTACTTTCTTCAGTGATGTAAGAACAAAAAGGTATTGATGGAACAGATCTGGCAGCATATTAGTTTGTATTTTTCATCAAAAATACAGCTAGTTTGTTCatcaaaattacaggcagtgggctggcctctgctgaagaaacaattcCTAGGGAAGATGATGGAAAGAGCTGCCATGAACAAACTGacagcattctgggaagaagcgTCGGTCCTAGACTCAGCCCAATCGGGTTTCCAGACTGGCCTTAGGGTTGATACAacactggtcaccttgatggataaCATCCGCCATTagctggacagaggcgggtcagcgctgctaatACTAGTTCTTTTCCAACCTGGCTAACATAGGTTAGGATTTGAAGATGTTCATGGCCAGTAATAGTCTATCACGGTACATGAGACCATTTCCATAGGATTGCTAATCTGATAGCACAAAGTATCAGTTATATTTTAGAGGTTTTAAGAAATGAAACTAGTTAATATATGACCCTTCTTTTCTACAGCCACGAAAACTTTGAACAGAGGAATTGCTGAATTCATTGTGATGGCTGCAGATGCTGAGCCCCTGGAGATCATCCTGCATCTTCCACTGTTGTGTGAGGACAAGAATGTGCCCTATGTATTTGTGCGCTCCAGGCAGGCTCTGGGCCGGGCATGTGGTGTTTCTCGCCCCGTAATTGCCTGTTCCATTACCATCAAAGAAGGTTCACAACTGAAGCCTCAGATTCAATCTGTCCAACAAGCCATTGAGAGACTATTAGTCTGAATTTGTTTGGTTGCCCCATACTAAACTAGAATAACTCAAGGAAAGATGATGTatcattattttttgtttgtctCATTATTTGTACAGTATTGACTTCTATATGATTTCAATTGTTTACCAGCTTGGCCACTTCCTTCTGCTTGCTTCACAATACTTGCTCTTCAAGATGGTAATCTTGTCATGTTAAGGGGTTGTATTTCTGATGAACCATTCTCTCCAAGTAGGATTTAAGTAGCctaattttttttgtaataagTCGATTTACAGAATGATTTTTTGCTAGAAGATTAGGGTTCCAGGCAACAAATCATGTGCCGGATCTGTCCATTACTCAAGTGCATGAGAAAACTGCTCTCAAATCACTTGCTTTTACAGAGGTTCAAAATGAAAGCTTAGCTGGTTAAAATTTAATACATGTGCACTCTTAGAAGGTAGATAAAAAACTTGTATTACCACAGGgtttaacatgtttttaaaaataaatattacagttCAATGTATATATGTTGTAATTGTCTTTGTTAGCTAATACCATTGCAGCATATAGAGGGTATGACAAGTAATAATCACAGCTGCTATTGATTAGGTTAACTCAAAAGGTGTAGTCTTCAAAAAGTCGAGTCCTATTTTCATAGTCTTGGGAAACATGTATTCAGAAGAATGATTTAATTGTCCATATAGTGACCGAAATCAAATTGACATCTTGTTCCAAGAAATAAGCTTTGCGTATTGTTGCTCTGGAGTTTGGTGACCTGGCTGCTCTTTGCACTCCAGCAAGCTTTCACCTTGGTGGGGCTTTATAACTCAGCGCTCCAAATTTTCTGAAATCAGACTGGTTTGTTTAtagttttttaaacatttcctgtAATTCCAGCAATGCTTTAGTTTGCAGTAAACAAGTGTACTGCAGTCTGACCAAAAATAATGGCAATAAATGCCTCTTGGTTTGCATTATGCTGCCTGCTTGTACAGTAAGGCTGTGGCTTATTTAAATTCTCTTTCCCAGCCAAAAGCACAATATATGTTGGagtgttaaggttgggttttctgTTCTGAATCCTAAAAACTTAAGTACCTTACTTTCAGGAACTGTGTATAACTATTTTATGAGTTAATATATTGTTTGAATGGCAGGATATAATTGACTTGCCTCTCTTACATTCAGCAATGTTAAT
Above is a window of Paroedura picta isolate Pp20150507F chromosome 5, Ppicta_v3.0, whole genome shotgun sequence DNA encoding:
- the SNU13 gene encoding NHP2-like protein 1 is translated as MTEAEVNPKAYPLADAQLTKTLLDLVQQSCNYKQLRKGANEATKTLNRGIAEFIVMAADAEPLEIILHLPLLCEDKNVPYVFVRSRQALGRACGVSRPVIACSITIKEGSQLKPQIQSVQQAIERLLV